From Marinobacterium sp. LSUCC0821, a single genomic window includes:
- the rseP gene encoding RIP metalloprotease RseP, translating into MGLLQTILATLVTLGVLVTIHEWGHYFVARLCGVKVLRFSVGFGKPLWMRTAKDGTEYAVAAIPLGGYVRMLDEREAPVPDHLKNQAFNNKSVLQRIAIVAAGPFVNLIFAVLAYWALFVSGVTVVKPVIGSIAPGSLAEVAGLQAGSEIVEIDGREVLAWEEVNLALAARVGETGSIEIRAGEPESGWLRSYTLPIDSWAVDLESESPLRALGLRPWQPEVEPRIGQLSEDGPAMRAGLRSDDLVLAINGVAVPNWMDLVGIVQASPNQLLQFEVLRADARLVLDVTPSLRPEPGSDQGYIGAGVVVPEWPDSMLRDLSQGPIDALVSGFSKTSQMIGLTLDSIKKMILGAISVKNLSGPITIAKVAGASAASGLESFISFLAYLSISLGVLNLLPIPMLDGGHLVYYIVELVRGRPVSEKVQMFGMRIGMALLFSLMALAMINDIARL; encoded by the coding sequence ATGGGTTTGTTGCAAACTATTTTAGCGACACTGGTTACCTTAGGTGTATTAGTTACTATCCATGAGTGGGGTCACTACTTTGTGGCGCGCTTGTGTGGTGTCAAGGTGCTGCGTTTCTCGGTCGGTTTTGGTAAGCCCCTGTGGATGCGAACTGCAAAGGATGGCACTGAGTATGCGGTAGCTGCTATACCTTTGGGTGGGTATGTTCGCATGCTGGATGAGCGTGAAGCTCCAGTTCCAGATCACCTTAAAAACCAAGCCTTCAATAATAAATCTGTGCTGCAGCGCATCGCTATTGTGGCTGCGGGTCCTTTCGTAAATCTTATCTTTGCAGTATTGGCATACTGGGCTCTCTTCGTTTCAGGTGTGACGGTTGTGAAGCCTGTTATTGGGTCAATTGCCCCTGGCTCACTCGCTGAAGTGGCTGGTCTACAGGCAGGATCTGAGATTGTTGAGATCGATGGTCGTGAGGTCCTTGCTTGGGAAGAGGTTAATTTAGCCTTAGCTGCCCGTGTCGGCGAAACAGGATCGATCGAGATTAGAGCCGGAGAGCCTGAATCTGGTTGGCTGCGTAGTTACACACTTCCGATCGACAGTTGGGCTGTGGATCTTGAGAGTGAGTCACCACTTCGAGCTTTAGGATTGCGCCCATGGCAGCCCGAAGTTGAGCCAAGAATCGGTCAGCTATCTGAAGATGGACCGGCAATGCGCGCAGGTCTTCGTTCTGATGACCTAGTGCTTGCTATTAACGGTGTTGCTGTTCCAAATTGGATGGATCTAGTTGGAATTGTCCAGGCTTCACCAAATCAGCTTTTACAATTTGAAGTGTTGCGTGCGGACGCGCGTTTAGTGCTTGATGTTACTCCGTCGCTACGCCCAGAGCCTGGTTCAGATCAGGGTTATATTGGTGCAGGAGTCGTTGTGCCGGAGTGGCCAGATTCGATGTTGCGTGATTTGAGTCAAGGGCCGATAGATGCACTTGTGAGCGGTTTCTCTAAAACGTCGCAAATGATCGGTCTGACGCTAGACTCAATTAAAAAGATGATTCTTGGGGCTATCTCAGTTAAAAACTTGAGTGGGCCAATCACCATTGCTAAAGTGGCAGGAGCTTCAGCAGCATCGGGCCTTGAATCATTTATCAGCTTCTTGGCCTATTTGAGTATCAGTTTGGGTGTGCTCAACTTGCTGCCGATTCCAATGCTCGATGGAGGGCATTTGGTGTACTACATTGTCGAGCTTGTACGTGGTCGCCCTGTGAGCGAAAAAGTGCAGATGTTCGGAATGCGTATTGGCATGGCGCTGCTATTTAGCTTGATGGCGCTGGCGATGATTAACGATATAGCGCGTCTATAG
- the bamA gene encoding outer membrane protein assembly factor BamA → MKRSLLLSLAALLLSTSVYAADFAVDDIRIEGLQQVEPGIVFRNFPILRGDQVDDRRLNEATKDLFDSGYFDDVELLRDGDVLVVRVKERPSIALIRLEGNDLIKEEQLRAALKRSGLDEGSIFKRSALDQIRLELLKVYNEAGRYTAQVNSEIEELSTNRVALNISIKEGKSAVIEKVSIIGNKQFSDEELLPLFDLSVTNAFSWWTDNDKYAREKLSADIERLRSFYLDRGYMQFEVTSTDVSISPDQKQVYLTINVSEGAQFYLKSVEITGNLAVPKEQLEQHLQVAAGELFNRKMIVESNDLIQRELGNSGYLAARSNAIPEVDGKDSVKLKFYVEPGKLTSIRRIEIRGNSMTADEVIRRELPQMEGAIASADLIEKSKSRLNRTGFFSKVNVVSKPVPGSDDQVDLEFTVEEQQLGQIAAGIGYSSADGILFDLSLQQDNFLGSGKQFGFAFSNSQVLTEYSFNFNDPYYTLDGVGRGYKAYYRQRDFAASDVSNYNTNEVGGSINFGYPLDEYQRITLGVGIDNTQLNINFKDADNDGVNDINIPSTITTFVSGLSDNYLTYNLTARWKDNHLNNGFFPTDGYLNEINADVAVPGGDLSYFKTSLLARYYKPLDRDHTWVLGLKTRNGYADSLDGSPYPFYQNFFAGGLRTVRGYANNSLGPRDPSTQDTIGGNILVSGSAELIFPAPFIDNESIRGIAFMDAGNVYATNCGGLDNCSSNINLDDLRLSAGVAISWITAIGPLSISFGQALNAQTGDTTESVQFALGQTF, encoded by the coding sequence ATGAAGCGTTCTCTCTTACTATCCTTGGCTGCACTTCTTCTCTCTACCTCTGTGTATGCGGCTGACTTTGCAGTTGATGATATTCGTATCGAAGGTTTGCAGCAGGTTGAGCCTGGTATCGTTTTTCGTAACTTCCCAATTCTTCGTGGTGATCAGGTTGATGATCGCCGTTTGAACGAAGCAACCAAAGATCTCTTTGATTCGGGTTATTTTGATGATGTTGAACTGCTTCGTGATGGTGATGTTCTCGTTGTTCGAGTAAAGGAGCGTCCATCAATTGCTCTAATTAGGCTTGAAGGAAATGACTTGATTAAAGAAGAGCAACTGCGCGCAGCTCTTAAAAGATCAGGTTTAGATGAAGGCTCTATCTTTAAGCGTTCTGCTCTTGATCAAATTCGCCTTGAGCTTCTTAAAGTTTATAACGAGGCAGGTCGTTACACTGCACAGGTTAACTCTGAAATTGAAGAGCTCTCGACCAATCGTGTTGCTTTAAATATTTCGATTAAAGAGGGCAAAAGCGCAGTTATCGAGAAAGTTTCTATTATCGGTAACAAGCAGTTTAGTGATGAGGAGTTGCTGCCCCTATTTGATCTGAGTGTCACTAACGCATTCTCTTGGTGGACCGACAATGACAAGTATGCTCGAGAAAAGCTCTCTGCTGATATCGAAAGACTTCGCTCATTTTATCTTGATCGCGGTTACATGCAGTTTGAAGTTACCTCAACCGATGTCTCTATCAGTCCTGATCAGAAACAAGTTTATTTAACAATAAACGTATCTGAGGGGGCCCAGTTTTACTTGAAGTCAGTTGAAATTACTGGAAATTTGGCAGTTCCAAAAGAGCAGCTTGAACAGCATTTGCAGGTCGCTGCTGGCGAGTTGTTTAATAGAAAGATGATCGTTGAATCAAATGACTTAATTCAGCGCGAACTAGGTAATTCTGGATATCTTGCTGCTCGATCTAATGCAATCCCTGAGGTGGATGGCAAAGATAGTGTGAAGCTTAAGTTTTATGTTGAGCCTGGTAAGCTAACCTCGATTCGCCGTATCGAAATTCGAGGTAACTCCATGACGGCAGATGAGGTGATTCGTCGTGAACTACCTCAAATGGAAGGTGCCATCGCAAGTGCTGATTTGATCGAGAAGTCTAAGTCTAGGCTGAATCGCACTGGTTTCTTTAGTAAGGTTAATGTAGTTTCCAAGCCTGTTCCGGGGTCGGATGATCAGGTTGATTTAGAGTTTACTGTTGAAGAGCAGCAGTTGGGTCAAATTGCAGCTGGAATTGGGTACTCAAGCGCTGACGGTATTCTTTTCGATCTATCTCTACAGCAAGATAACTTCCTAGGTTCTGGTAAGCAATTTGGCTTTGCCTTTAGTAACTCTCAGGTTTTAACCGAGTACTCATTTAACTTTAATGATCCCTATTACACTTTAGATGGTGTAGGTCGCGGTTACAAAGCTTACTACCGTCAACGTGACTTTGCTGCTAGTGATGTTTCAAACTACAACACGAATGAAGTGGGCGGTTCTATTAACTTTGGTTATCCCTTAGATGAGTATCAGAGAATAACTCTTGGTGTAGGCATAGATAACACACAGTTGAACATAAACTTTAAAGATGCTGATAATGACGGGGTTAATGATATAAATATCCCTTCAACTATAACGACGTTTGTTTCTGGCCTTAGCGACAATTACCTAACTTACAATCTAACCGCTCGTTGGAAGGATAATCATTTGAATAATGGTTTTTTCCCGACAGATGGTTATTTGAATGAAATTAATGCCGATGTTGCAGTTCCTGGTGGAGACCTTAGTTACTTTAAAACCTCTCTTTTAGCTAGATACTACAAACCACTAGATCGTGATCATACTTGGGTTTTAGGTTTAAAAACTCGTAATGGATACGCTGATTCTCTTGATGGTAGCCCATACCCATTTTATCAAAACTTTTTTGCAGGTGGTTTAAGAACGGTGCGAGGTTACGCTAATAATAGTTTGGGGCCTAGAGATCCTAGTACTCAGGATACTATCGGCGGTAACATTTTAGTTTCAGGCTCTGCGGAGTTAATTTTCCCTGCACCATTCATTGATAATGAGTCGATTCGCGGTATTGCCTTCATGGATGCTGGCAACGTTTATGCCACAAATTGTGGTGGTTTAGATAACTGTTCTTCGAATATTAATCTTGATGACCTTAGACTTTCCGCTGGTGTGGCTATCAGTTGGATAACAGCTATTGGTCCGCTTTCAATATCTTTTGGTCAGGCACTTAATGCTCAAACAGGAGACACAACCGAATCTGTTCAGTTTGCACTAGGGCAAACATTCTGA
- a CDS encoding OmpH family outer membrane protein translates to MKNISFSFLLVLLASNVNAGAMVLLDVDAALRASEPAKAFSASLLQSTQSDEKAVKDLEQQARQLQADLEKSKGLLSTEELQRKQMQFQKVYGEYQKQGQALQQLRAQKEQAFIQGIRPKLDEVIKQLIQERQISVILNRQSAIYTEPGVDITADVVKKLNELK, encoded by the coding sequence ATGAAAAATATCAGTTTTTCCTTTCTATTGGTGTTGCTAGCATCAAATGTTAATGCTGGGGCGATGGTATTATTAGACGTTGATGCTGCGCTTCGTGCATCAGAGCCAGCAAAGGCATTCTCAGCATCTCTTTTACAGTCGACTCAGTCTGATGAGAAGGCTGTTAAAGATCTCGAGCAGCAGGCGCGTCAGTTGCAAGCAGATTTGGAGAAGAGTAAAGGCCTGCTCTCTACTGAAGAGTTGCAGCGTAAGCAGATGCAGTTCCAAAAGGTTTATGGCGAATACCAGAAACAGGGGCAAGCTCTTCAGCAGCTTCGCGCGCAGAAAGAGCAGGCGTTTATTCAAGGTATACGACCTAAATTGGATGAGGTGATAAAACAGCTCATTCAAGAACGTCAGATTTCGGTGATCTTGAATCGCCAGTCTGCTATCTATACCGAGCCTGGTGTAGATATCACTGCTGATGTTGTTAAAAAGCTTAACGAGCTTAAATAG
- the lpxD gene encoding UDP-3-O-(3-hydroxymyristoyl)glucosamine N-acyltransferase: MTNKHINASEIANLVGGTLVGEDLSVSGVSTLAAGSPIQISFLSNSKYHSQLSSSKAGVVLVSDEFASLVPNSAIVVANPYLAFAQVTQLFDWRVEVQGFQSDRASIHPEALVSPAAYVSAGAVIEAGAVVSEGAYIGPNSVVGCGSVVGEQSRLEANVSIYPGVEIGQRCLIHSGAVIGADGFGFAHDGKGWVKIAQLGGVTIGDDVEVGAGTTIDRGALENTHIANGVKLDNQIQIAHNVQIGESTAIAGCTAIAGSTRIGSHCTIAGMSGVTGHLEIADKTHITAMTLVSRSIKEPGAYSSGTGLEPHAQWKRNVVRFRQLDQLSQRVKQLELLVQQLASEGKD; encoded by the coding sequence GTGACCAATAAGCATATTAATGCATCCGAAATTGCCAATTTGGTAGGTGGAACCCTAGTGGGTGAGGATCTATCTGTATCTGGTGTTTCAACGCTTGCTGCAGGCTCGCCTATCCAAATTAGTTTTCTATCGAACTCCAAATATCATTCACAGTTATCTTCATCTAAAGCGGGTGTTGTGCTGGTTTCCGACGAGTTTGCGTCGCTGGTACCTAACTCTGCGATCGTTGTTGCCAATCCCTATCTCGCTTTTGCTCAGGTGACTCAACTATTCGATTGGCGTGTTGAAGTCCAGGGCTTTCAATCTGATCGGGCATCCATTCACCCTGAAGCACTTGTTTCTCCAGCAGCTTATGTATCTGCTGGAGCCGTGATTGAAGCGGGTGCAGTTGTATCAGAGGGTGCGTACATTGGCCCCAACAGTGTAGTGGGTTGCGGCTCTGTTGTTGGGGAGCAGTCACGATTGGAGGCTAATGTATCTATCTACCCGGGTGTAGAGATCGGGCAGCGTTGTTTGATTCACTCAGGTGCTGTGATTGGTGCGGATGGTTTTGGTTTTGCGCACGATGGTAAAGGTTGGGTGAAAATAGCTCAGCTCGGTGGTGTGACTATCGGTGATGATGTTGAAGTCGGTGCCGGAACGACGATTGATCGCGGCGCGCTTGAGAATACCCATATTGCCAATGGTGTTAAGCTGGATAACCAAATTCAGATAGCACACAACGTTCAAATCGGCGAAAGTACGGCAATTGCAGGTTGTACAGCGATTGCTGGTAGCACTCGTATCGGTAGTCATTGTACTATTGCAGGTATGAGTGGTGTTACTGGTCATCTTGAGATTGCCGATAAAACACATATCACAGCGATGACGCTGGTGAGTCGCTCAATTAAGGAACCCGGTGCTTACTCTTCGGGTACCGGATTAGAACCTCATGCTCAGTGGAAACGGAACGTGGTGCGGTTCAGACAGTTAGATCAACTGTCACAGCGAGTTAAGCAATTAGAGCTACTCGTCCAACAGCTTGCTTCAGAAGGTAAAGATTAA
- the fabZ gene encoding 3-hydroxyacyl-ACP dehydratase FabZ, giving the protein MMDVNEIRKYLPHRYPFLLVDRVVELTPGESIVAYKNVTVNEPFFNGHFPDHPVMPGVLIVEAMAQAAGILGFKTMDKTPQDGSIYYFVGADNLRFKRPVVPGDRLQLEASVLSEKRGIWKFEVKATVDGALASSATILCADRKV; this is encoded by the coding sequence ATGATGGATGTAAACGAGATACGTAAGTACCTTCCACACCGCTACCCATTCCTACTTGTTGATCGTGTTGTAGAATTGACTCCAGGTGAGTCGATTGTTGCCTACAAAAACGTGACTGTGAATGAGCCATTCTTCAATGGCCACTTCCCAGATCATCCAGTAATGCCCGGCGTATTAATCGTTGAGGCTATGGCGCAGGCTGCTGGGATCCTTGGCTTTAAAACCATGGATAAGACGCCTCAGGATGGTTCAATTTACTATTTTGTTGGTGCTGATAATCTGCGCTTTAAGCGTCCAGTAGTACCTGGTGATCGTCTGCAGTTAGAAGCATCTGTGTTATCAGAGAAGCGCGGCATCTGGAAATTCGAAGTTAAAGCGACCGTAGATGGTGCTCTAGCTAGCTCTGCAACCATTCTTTGTGCTGATCGTAAGGTCTAA